The following coding sequences lie in one Mucilaginibacter sp. KACC 22773 genomic window:
- a CDS encoding SusD/RagB family nutrient-binding outer membrane lipoprotein → MKKRYIYTLTAAFVWLGTGCNKLKDFGSVNQNPTATTQPIIAGLLTNAQVSVTGLSSTGTPAISGGQYAQFFTETQYSGTSLYTLPQNDFTPYYSGPLYDLQNIINLNQSKASSAVAKILQQYIFWVVTDSWGEVPYSDALKGLTAIQPKYDTQETIYKGIIATLTSAQAELDGSSLAGDVIYGGDVASWKRAANSIKLLAAVQLSKVVPAASGYAATAVKEAIAAGVIESNSQNMKVTFPGGGIKSPWYNLYDGRKDFAESATMTDILKGLNDTRLSVYGGKSEAIGNTESSDIGVTYGLARNNVLAFIEANPNWARVMRGDFRTTTGSVTIVTAGEVYLARAEAASLGWTSEVVATDYVAGITASNGQWGLAAPTAAYIAAAPPTIANITIQRWIASYPDGHQAWAIWRKSATTANPKGYPALNPAPDAVNASKKIVSRFVYPTNEYSSNEVNVKAAVARLTGGDTQDAHVWWDVD, encoded by the coding sequence ATGAAAAAGAGATATATTTATACACTAACAGCCGCGTTTGTTTGGTTAGGCACGGGCTGTAACAAGTTGAAAGACTTTGGTAGCGTTAACCAAAACCCTACCGCAACAACACAGCCTATTATAGCTGGGTTGTTAACCAATGCCCAGGTAAGTGTTACCGGCCTGTCGTCAACAGGTACCCCTGCAATATCAGGAGGCCAGTACGCGCAATTTTTTACTGAAACCCAGTATTCTGGTACATCGTTATATACTTTGCCTCAGAATGATTTTACACCTTACTACTCCGGCCCGTTGTATGATTTGCAGAATATCATTAACCTTAACCAAAGCAAGGCATCATCTGCGGTAGCCAAAATTTTGCAACAATATATATTTTGGGTAGTAACAGATTCATGGGGCGAAGTTCCTTACAGCGACGCTTTAAAGGGCTTAACTGCTATTCAGCCGAAATATGATACGCAGGAGACTATTTATAAGGGCATAATAGCCACTTTAACATCTGCCCAGGCCGAGCTTGATGGCTCGTCATTAGCAGGTGATGTAATTTACGGTGGTGATGTTGCTTCATGGAAACGTGCTGCAAACTCTATTAAACTATTAGCTGCTGTTCAGCTGTCAAAGGTTGTTCCTGCTGCAAGCGGTTACGCTGCAACAGCCGTTAAAGAGGCGATTGCTGCCGGCGTTATCGAATCAAACAGCCAAAATATGAAAGTAACTTTCCCCGGTGGCGGTATCAAAAGCCCCTGGTATAACTTGTACGATGGCCGTAAGGATTTTGCAGAATCTGCTACCATGACCGATATACTTAAAGGCCTTAATGATACCAGGCTTAGCGTATACGGTGGTAAAAGCGAGGCCATCGGCAACACAGAATCATCTGATATTGGTGTAACCTACGGTTTGGCCCGTAACAACGTGTTAGCATTTATTGAAGCTAACCCCAACTGGGCGCGTGTAATGCGTGGCGATTTCCGTACAACTACCGGTTCGGTAACTATTGTTACTGCGGGTGAGGTTTACCTTGCAAGGGCAGAGGCGGCGTCATTAGGATGGACCTCAGAAGTTGTTGCAACTGATTACGTGGCTGGTATCACAGCTTCAAACGGTCAATGGGGCTTAGCTGCACCAACCGCTGCCTATATTGCAGCTGCACCTCCAACCATTGCCAACATCACCATCCAAAGGTGGATTGCAAGTTACCCTGATGGGCACCAGGCATGGGCTATCTGGAGAAAGTCGGCTACTACTGCTAATCCAAAAGGTTACCCTGCACTAAACCCTGCGCCAGATGCTGTTAACGCTTCTAAAAAGATTGTAAGCCGCTTTGTATATCCTACAAACGAGTATAGCTCAAACGAAGTTAACGTTAAAGCTGCTGTTGCCAGGCTTACAGGTGGTGATACCCAGGACGCTCACGTGTGGTGGGATGTAGACTAA
- a CDS encoding DUF1735 domain-containing protein: MKRNKFLNHILLACSVLVMFSACRKVPAGDLSNENPTAGTSYIGFTGSMESATFFDPFTDVKTISVFSVKKDAAKPSDLKIGQAVIVTALPGAIDAYNKANDASYVLLPSSFYTLANTNATQAADGSLTFNFAPGDFQKEFAIKLDGSKLDLSKSYALAYKITKSDGLAVHAASKDTLYAFYSVKNKYDGIYTLAGNIKRFVDGEADTNLGGDFPDGQESEVATIAANANTFQIFWHDGGGVGGVAGLQLAVDPATNKVTVSASGNPAVKNTPGVDNYYDPATKTFYLGFDWGANATNKRIVVGTLTYKGPR, encoded by the coding sequence ATGAAAAGGAATAAATTTTTAAATCATATTCTTCTCGCCTGCTCTGTTTTGGTAATGTTTTCTGCCTGCCGTAAGGTGCCGGCGGGCGATTTATCAAATGAGAACCCAACAGCAGGTACCTCGTATATTGGTTTTACAGGTTCAATGGAAAGCGCAACGTTTTTTGATCCGTTTACCGATGTTAAAACTATCAGTGTATTTTCTGTAAAGAAGGATGCAGCCAAACCATCTGATCTGAAAATCGGACAGGCTGTTATAGTGACAGCTTTACCGGGCGCAATCGATGCTTACAATAAGGCTAATGATGCTTCATATGTGCTTCTGCCATCGTCATTTTACACACTTGCAAATACCAACGCAACCCAGGCAGCTGATGGCTCCCTTACCTTTAACTTTGCTCCTGGTGATTTTCAGAAGGAGTTTGCTATTAAGCTTGATGGTAGCAAATTGGATCTTTCAAAAAGCTACGCATTGGCGTATAAAATCACTAAGTCTGATGGTTTAGCAGTGCATGCTGCATCTAAAGATACCTTGTATGCTTTTTACAGTGTGAAAAATAAATATGATGGTATTTATACGCTTGCCGGTAATATAAAAAGATTTGTAGATGGCGAAGCGGATACCAATTTAGGTGGTGACTTCCCTGACGGTCAGGAATCTGAGGTTGCAACTATCGCAGCTAATGCCAACACTTTCCAGATATTCTGGCATGACGGTGGTGGTGTCGGTGGGGTAGCGGGTTTACAATTAGCTGTTGATCCCGCCACTAATAAAGTTACCGTTAGTGCAAGCGGCAACCCTGCAGTTAAAAATACGCCTGGTGTCGATAACTATTATGATCCTGCTACCAAGACGTTTTATTTAGGGTTTGACTGGGGAGCAAATGCTACTAACAAAAGAATTGTTGTTGGAACTTTGACTTATAAAGGACCGAGATAA
- a CDS encoding DUF4242 domain-containing protein → MPKYVIEREIPGAGNLSAEQLKAISQTSCGVLSSMGPQIQWVQSYVTDDKIYCIYNAPNEDMVREHAAQGGFPANSVSKVSTIIDPTTAE, encoded by the coding sequence ATGCCAAAGTATGTAATTGAAAGAGAAATACCCGGAGCGGGTAATCTTTCGGCCGAACAGTTGAAAGCCATTTCGCAAACATCATGCGGAGTATTGAGCAGTATGGGCCCGCAAATTCAGTGGGTGCAAAGCTATGTTACCGATGATAAAATATATTGCATTTATAACGCACCCAACGAGGATATGGTTAGAGAACATGCCGCACAGGGCGGATTCCCGGCAAACTCGGTAAGTAAAGTTTCAACTATCATCGACCCAACAACTGCCGAATAA
- a CDS encoding glycosyltransferase family 39 protein, giving the protein MQDTAINNVQPVAKQNKLIIYFLLLWTALNILQAATLEVHADEAYYWLYSRFMDWGYYDHPPMVAVFIRAGYGLIHNSFGLRLLTVICSSLSLWFIWLTLKKYRVDALTFILVVSGIFVFHIYGFITTPDAPLLIFTVLFLFFLQQYLEQDGWKLALILGIIAACLLYSKYHGILLLGCTVISSPKLFKRASFYGIVVLALVLFIPHILWQVNNEFPSISYHLAERSDKPYDLSFSYNYPLGQLLMAGPLIGWLLFYKGFTLRIKDAFARVLLVNSIGILLFFFLTSFKGEVQLHWTLIAYVPLCMLALIHFTQPGGKPAWFNRLAMINIGLIVFVRLLIIAGPPILKQMHALRIFYDFEDWAKLVHDKAGDNYVIFNEGFQNPSKYNFYNNTLKGFDYDPRYYRRTQYEFWPIEDSLQHKRAYYILEHPQPGFSTDTINTPAGTWYGGWVNDVRTYQKIEFEATEKELVVAPGQQKEFDLTFKNPYRVPVSFSNKGQLHQVIFEASFIVDTDVFSSQRADNSFYNISLKPGETTHFKFNVTAPAKPGKYQLVFSLLTDPFNGGRNSKAISYTVK; this is encoded by the coding sequence ATGCAGGATACCGCCATCAATAATGTGCAGCCCGTTGCTAAGCAAAACAAGCTTATTATCTATTTTTTATTGTTATGGACAGCGCTGAACATCCTGCAGGCCGCCACCCTGGAGGTGCACGCCGATGAGGCCTACTACTGGCTCTATTCGCGATTTATGGATTGGGGTTATTATGACCACCCGCCCATGGTGGCTGTATTTATCCGTGCGGGCTACGGATTAATCCACAACAGTTTCGGCCTAAGGCTGCTTACCGTTATATGCAGCAGTTTATCACTTTGGTTTATCTGGCTCACGCTTAAAAAATATAGGGTAGATGCGCTTACGTTTATCCTGGTAGTATCCGGTATTTTTGTGTTTCATATTTATGGCTTTATTACCACGCCCGATGCGCCACTGCTTATTTTTACGGTGCTGTTCCTGTTTTTTTTACAGCAATACCTCGAACAGGATGGCTGGAAGCTGGCGCTGATACTGGGCATAATAGCTGCATGTTTGCTGTACAGTAAATACCATGGCATATTGCTATTGGGCTGTACGGTGATATCAAGCCCTAAATTGTTTAAGCGGGCATCGTTTTATGGCATAGTGGTATTGGCGCTGGTACTGTTTATACCCCATATTTTATGGCAGGTTAATAACGAATTCCCGTCTATAAGTTACCACCTGGCCGAGCGCTCGGATAAGCCCTACGATCTGTCTTTTTCCTATAATTATCCTTTGGGGCAGTTGCTGATGGCCGGCCCTTTAATTGGATGGTTGCTGTTTTACAAAGGCTTTACCCTGCGTATAAAAGATGCTTTTGCCAGGGTGCTACTGGTAAATAGTATTGGCATTCTGCTGTTTTTTTTCCTGACATCGTTTAAGGGCGAAGTGCAGCTGCATTGGACGCTCATAGCCTATGTGCCGCTGTGCATGCTGGCGCTCATTCATTTTACACAGCCGGGTGGTAAACCGGCCTGGTTTAACCGTTTGGCGATGATTAACATCGGGCTGATTGTTTTTGTAAGGCTGCTGATTATCGCGGGCCCGCCTATACTAAAACAAATGCACGCGCTGAGGATTTTTTACGATTTTGAAGATTGGGCAAAACTGGTACATGACAAGGCGGGCGATAACTACGTAATTTTTAACGAGGGCTTCCAAAACCCATCGAAATATAATTTTTATAACAATACCTTAAAAGGCTTTGATTACGACCCGCGCTATTACCGCCGCACACAATACGAGTTTTGGCCGATAGAAGACAGCCTGCAGCACAAACGCGCCTATTATATATTAGAACATCCTCAGCCGGGTTTCAGCACCGATACCATCAATACACCCGCAGGTACCTGGTACGGCGGCTGGGTAAATGATGTGCGCACCTATCAGAAAATTGAATTTGAAGCAACAGAAAAGGAACTGGTTGTAGCTCCCGGCCAGCAAAAGGAATTTGACCTTACCTTTAAAAACCCTTACCGCGTGCCTGTTAGCTTCAGCAACAAAGGCCAGCTTCACCAGGTTATTTTTGAAGCCAGCTTTATTGTTGATACCGACGTGTTCAGCAGCCAAAGGGCCGACAATAGCTTTTACAACATCAGCCTGAAACCGGGTGAAACAACCCACTTTAAGTTTAATGTAACCGCGCCAGCCAAGCCGGGTAAGTACCAGTTGGTGTTTTCGTTACTAACCGATCCGTTTAACGGCGGGCGTAACAGCAAAGCGATAAGCTATACCGTGAAATAA
- a CDS encoding PIG-L family deacetylase, with product MKKLAVLLTVVFYLGGLKQANAQATAHSPRVLVVMAHPDDESTFSVTLYKIAKEQHGIVDLFVITNGEAGYKYATLAEAYYGIELTDEKTGRANLPRIRKRELVNAGHILGINEYYFIDQKDAHYTLNEKEPLDTSWNVNTVNTRLHQVLTNNHYDFIFTLLPEAGTHGAHKAATLIALNAITTLPADNRPVILGAATCNKADTVTRFKGYSSYAQTVPLTDTANFKVDRTASFSYKNRVSYKVIANWEIAEHKSQGVTQMTMNDGDMEDFWYFAVNGNAGLQKTKALFRALSYMPYVPKTYQDAKPLYSKSR from the coding sequence ATGAAAAAACTGGCTGTACTATTAACTGTCGTATTTTATTTGGGAGGATTAAAACAGGCAAACGCCCAGGCTACGGCCCACAGCCCGCGTGTACTGGTAGTAATGGCACATCCAGATGATGAGAGCACATTTTCGGTAACGCTATACAAAATTGCCAAAGAGCAGCATGGCATTGTTGATTTGTTTGTAATAACCAACGGCGAAGCGGGCTACAAATACGCCACCCTTGCCGAAGCCTACTACGGCATTGAGCTAACCGACGAGAAAACCGGCCGCGCCAACCTGCCACGCATCCGCAAACGCGAGTTGGTAAACGCCGGCCATATTTTGGGTATAAACGAATATTATTTCATCGATCAAAAAGATGCCCACTATACCCTGAACGAAAAGGAACCGCTTGATACCAGCTGGAATGTTAATACGGTAAATACCCGCCTGCACCAGGTTTTAACCAATAATCACTACGATTTTATATTTACCCTTTTGCCCGAAGCTGGCACCCATGGTGCCCATAAAGCTGCCACATTGATTGCCTTAAATGCTATAACCACATTGCCTGCCGATAACAGGCCGGTTATTTTAGGTGCGGCTACCTGCAACAAGGCCGATACCGTTACCCGGTTCAAGGGCTACAGCAGCTATGCGCAAACCGTGCCGTTGACGGATACGGCAAATTTTAAGGTAGACCGCACAGCATCCTTCAGCTACAAAAACAGGGTAAGCTACAAAGTAATAGCCAACTGGGAAATTGCCGAGCACAAATCACAAGGCGTTACCCAAATGACAATGAATGATGGCGATATGGAAGATTTCTGGTATTTCGCCGTGAATGGTAATGCCGGTTTACAAAAAACAAAGGCTTTGTTCCGGGCGCTTAGTTATATGCCTTATGTGCCCAAAACCTACCAGGATGCAAAGCCATTGTACTCAAAATCCAGATAA
- a CDS encoding SusD/RagB family nutrient-binding outer membrane lipoprotein has product MKLKYTTLILSGALLLPAASCKKDLVDINKNPNNSQTAQPDYLLTAASKVTADTYWGTANNMDASLLFVQYWAKIQYTDPDRYIYSNSAFQELWTVGYSKSIVNLNQIIKLGDAQGNTNYKGVALVLRSWVFTLLTEAYGNIPYKQAANIDQYLTPAYDTQKDVYFALLDDLKAAQAALDPSGKAIAGDVIYGNNIALWKKFANSLRLRIALRIADREPAKAKQVLADIQTEGGSFISANTETAQFTYVDSPNQNPISNLFDTRDDYRISKTIVDKLFALNDPRLPVYASKTKDATPQTYVGIPNGLLVGDASNLGFTKTSKPGTYFLAPHAPAVIISYAETLFDQAEAAARGFTTGDAADLYKQAVTAALKQYSIADADIATYTALPAVQYDATNYKKSIGEQKWIALFGQGLEGFTEWRRLDYPQLQPAVAGTLSGKLPVRFIYPGTEQSLNGANYKAAVASQGVDVLTTKLWFDVN; this is encoded by the coding sequence ATGAAACTTAAATATACAACCCTCATATTATCAGGCGCGCTGTTGTTACCGGCAGCATCGTGCAAAAAAGACCTGGTAGATATTAACAAAAACCCCAATAACTCGCAAACGGCACAGCCCGATTACCTGCTTACAGCGGCCAGCAAGGTTACCGCCGATACCTATTGGGGCACGGCCAACAACATGGACGCCAGCCTGCTGTTTGTACAATACTGGGCCAAAATTCAATATACCGATCCCGACAGGTATATATACAGCAACAGCGCTTTCCAGGAGCTATGGACGGTAGGTTATTCAAAAAGTATAGTTAACCTTAACCAGATCATTAAACTGGGCGACGCGCAGGGAAATACCAACTACAAAGGCGTAGCGCTGGTGCTGCGTTCATGGGTATTTACTTTGCTTACCGAGGCATACGGCAATATCCCTTACAAGCAGGCGGCCAATATTGATCAGTACCTCACCCCGGCTTATGACACCCAAAAGGATGTTTATTTTGCCCTGCTTGATGATTTAAAAGCCGCCCAAGCCGCGCTTGACCCCTCAGGAAAAGCCATTGCCGGCGATGTTATCTATGGCAACAATATAGCCTTGTGGAAGAAATTTGCCAACTCGTTGCGCCTGCGCATTGCGTTAAGGATTGCAGATAGGGAGCCCGCGAAAGCAAAACAGGTTTTGGCCGATATACAAACCGAGGGCGGCAGCTTTATAAGCGCCAATACCGAGACCGCGCAGTTTACTTATGTAGATTCGCCGAACCAAAACCCCATAAGCAATTTATTTGATACCCGCGACGATTACCGCATCAGCAAAACTATTGTCGATAAGTTGTTTGCGCTGAATGATCCGCGCCTGCCCGTGTACGCCAGCAAAACCAAGGATGCCACACCGCAAACCTATGTGGGCATACCCAACGGTCTGCTGGTTGGCGATGCCAGCAACCTGGGCTTCACCAAAACATCAAAACCAGGCACTTACTTTTTAGCGCCGCATGCCCCTGCGGTGATCATCAGCTATGCCGAAACCTTGTTTGATCAGGCTGAAGCAGCCGCGCGTGGCTTTACCACCGGGGATGCTGCCGACTTATACAAACAGGCTGTAACTGCGGCATTAAAACAATACAGCATTGCCGATGCTGATATTGCTACTTACACAGCGCTGCCTGCTGTGCAATATGACGCCACCAATTACAAAAAATCAATTGGCGAGCAAAAATGGATAGCCCTGTTTGGACAAGGACTGGAAGGCTTCACCGAGTGGCGCAGGCTTGATTACCCGCAGCTACAGCCTGCTGTAGCGGGTACGTTAAGCGGCAAACTGCCCGTACGGTTTATTTACCCGGGCACGGAGCAATCGTTAAACGGTGCCAACTACAAGGCGGCGGTAGCCAGCCAGGGCGTCGATGTGCTTACAACCAAATTATGGTTTGATGTAAATTAA
- a CDS encoding SusC/RagA family TonB-linked outer membrane protein, which yields MLKNYKFLLAILLPFFLIQTVAAQSVKISGTVTAKSDGLPLPGVSVAVKGTTNGAQTGADGKFSLNANINDVLKVSYLGFATQEITVKQAETNLQIVLQDAPNSLNEVVITALNISKDKKTLGYSVQGLKSKDISEAKETNLVNALAGKIAGVQVTNSQGDMGSSRIIIRGETSIGNNNQPLFVVDGVIVDNSQFLGTNGSRDFANAIADLNSEDIESVSVLKGPNAAALYGYRAAAGVILIKTKTGKGAKGLGVTINSNTSFSTVNILPDYQNEYGQGSNGKFSYVDGKGGGVNDGVDESWGPALDGSLIPQFYSNGQAVPFVAHPDNVKNFFNTGVTLNNGVALAGSSDKADYRLSYNNLHQTGIVPNTSQGRNSFLLNSTFKLSPKLTVTTIANYIKDDADNLPGAGGRRATSTMLQFTWFGRQVDISQLKNYKDANGNTFNWNNSYYSNPYWLAYENTVGQHKNRIIGSVELNYKIIEGLSANFRTGTDYYNDRRKIKVAYGTNGTPFGSYEEDAYTVNETNTEARLQYTKKLNNDFSLDVLGGGNISTILNEQNDQVAPKLAVAGLYTLSNSRDPLVSSNYYGKLKTYSYFASAQIGFKNYAFINLTGRNDWSSTLPAANLSYFYPSVNGSLILSEALDIKSDILTYAKLRGGWSKVGKATTPYQLINYYNFTAPFGSNPQQSLGTVDLNSKLKPETTTSAEAGFELGFFQDRVHLDVSAYNTNSINQIVTVDVSPSTGYSQKLINGGSINNKGIEIQLGLTPVKSKDFTWDITTNYSLNRSKVVKLDDEGRLQSIILGSDRTVQVLAALGQPYGTLYGNAYTRDASGQIVIGANGTPVINPTKQYLGKFTPNWLGSINNSFTYKHINLGFLVDARFGGSIYSNTNRTGTYTGVLASTLPGRGAANGGISYYYPGNNASAGAVQVSGNAPAGVTVYNDGMIFKGVKADGTPNTTILPAQSYYKGFTNVDEAFVYDASYIKLREVKLGYTFPSNWVKSVGLQSATLSVVGRNLWIIHKNAPNIDPETAFNNGNGQGLEDLTLPTVRNIGFNINLKF from the coding sequence ATGTTAAAAAACTACAAATTTTTACTGGCAATCCTGTTGCCTTTTTTTCTCATCCAAACAGTTGCAGCGCAATCTGTTAAAATAAGCGGTACGGTAACCGCTAAATCCGATGGCTTGCCCCTACCCGGTGTAAGTGTAGCTGTTAAAGGCACCACCAATGGTGCACAAACCGGCGCCGATGGTAAATTCAGCCTGAACGCAAATATTAACGATGTGCTTAAAGTGTCCTACCTGGGTTTTGCAACGCAGGAAATTACGGTTAAACAAGCCGAAACCAACCTGCAAATTGTGCTGCAGGATGCCCCCAACTCGCTTAACGAAGTGGTGATAACCGCGCTCAACATCTCTAAAGATAAAAAGACACTGGGCTATTCGGTTCAGGGCTTAAAATCAAAAGACATCTCCGAAGCCAAAGAAACCAACCTGGTGAACGCTTTGGCAGGTAAAATTGCCGGTGTACAGGTTACCAACAGCCAGGGCGATATGGGTTCGTCGCGTATCATTATCCGTGGCGAAACATCCATAGGCAATAACAACCAGCCCTTGTTTGTGGTTGATGGCGTTATTGTTGATAACAGCCAGTTTTTGGGCACCAACGGTTCCAGGGATTTTGCCAACGCCATAGCCGATCTTAACTCCGAGGATATCGAATCGGTAAGTGTGCTTAAGGGGCCAAACGCGGCGGCGCTTTATGGTTACCGGGCCGCAGCGGGCGTTATCCTTATTAAAACCAAAACAGGTAAAGGTGCAAAAGGGCTTGGCGTTACCATCAACTCCAACACCAGCTTCTCTACCGTAAACATTCTGCCCGATTACCAGAACGAATACGGACAGGGATCAAACGGCAAGTTTAGCTATGTTGACGGCAAAGGCGGCGGCGTTAACGATGGCGTTGACGAAAGCTGGGGCCCCGCTTTGGATGGATCGCTTATTCCGCAGTTTTACTCCAACGGCCAGGCTGTTCCGTTTGTAGCCCATCCGGATAATGTAAAAAACTTTTTTAATACGGGCGTTACCTTAAATAACGGCGTAGCACTGGCAGGCAGCAGCGATAAGGCCGACTACCGCCTGTCGTACAATAACCTGCACCAAACGGGTATTGTTCCTAACACCTCGCAGGGCCGTAACTCGTTTTTATTAAACTCCACCTTTAAGCTTAGCCCTAAATTAACGGTTACAACCATTGCCAATTATATTAAAGACGACGCCGATAACCTGCCCGGCGCCGGTGGCAGGCGTGCAACCAGCACCATGTTACAGTTTACATGGTTTGGCCGCCAGGTTGATATCAGCCAGCTTAAAAATTATAAAGATGCCAACGGCAACACCTTTAACTGGAACAACAGCTACTATAGTAACCCTTACTGGCTGGCTTATGAAAACACGGTAGGGCAACACAAAAACCGCATTATAGGAAGTGTGGAGCTGAATTATAAGATCATTGAAGGCTTATCGGCCAATTTCCGTACGGGAACCGATTACTATAACGACCGCCGCAAAATTAAAGTAGCTTACGGAACAAACGGCACACCATTTGGATCATACGAGGAAGATGCCTACACCGTAAACGAAACCAATACCGAAGCCAGGCTGCAATACACCAAAAAGCTGAATAACGATTTTTCGTTAGATGTTTTGGGCGGTGGCAACATCAGCACCATATTAAATGAGCAAAACGACCAGGTAGCTCCCAAACTGGCGGTAGCCGGCTTGTACACATTAAGTAACTCGCGCGATCCGCTGGTATCGTCCAACTACTATGGCAAGCTTAAAACTTACAGCTACTTTGCATCGGCACAAATAGGTTTTAAAAACTACGCCTTTATTAACCTTACCGGCCGTAACGATTGGTCGTCGACCCTGCCTGCGGCCAACCTATCCTACTTTTACCCTTCGGTTAACGGCAGTTTGATACTATCAGAGGCGCTTGATATTAAAAGCGACATTTTAACCTACGCCAAGTTACGCGGCGGATGGTCGAAAGTGGGTAAGGCTACAACTCCTTATCAACTCATCAATTACTACAATTTTACAGCGCCTTTTGGGTCGAACCCGCAGCAAAGCCTGGGCACAGTTGATTTAAACAGCAAACTGAAACCGGAAACCACCACATCGGCCGAGGCCGGTTTTGAACTGGGCTTTTTCCAGGACAGGGTTCACCTGGACGTAAGCGCTTATAATACCAATAGTATAAACCAGATTGTTACCGTTGATGTAAGCCCATCAACCGGATACAGCCAAAAACTGATCAATGGCGGCAGCATCAACAATAAAGGTATCGAGATACAGTTGGGCCTAACGCCTGTCAAATCAAAAGATTTTACCTGGGATATAACCACCAACTACTCGCTTAACCGCAGTAAAGTAGTTAAGCTGGATGATGAAGGCCGCCTGCAAAGCATCATTTTAGGAAGCGACCGTACCGTACAGGTATTGGCAGCCCTTGGCCAGCCTTATGGCACCCTATATGGCAACGCCTACACCCGCGATGCATCCGGGCAAATTGTAATAGGCGCCAATGGTACCCCGGTTATCAATCCAACCAAACAATACCTGGGCAAATTTACACCTAACTGGCTCGGCAGCATCAATAACAGCTTTACCTACAAACACATAAACCTTGGTTTCCTTGTTGATGCCAGGTTTGGCGGGTCTATCTATTCAAACACCAACCGCACAGGTACCTATACCGGCGTGTTGGCCTCAACCCTGCCGGGGCGCGGGGCGGCAAATGGCGGTATCAGCTATTATTATCCGGGCAATAACGCATCAGCAGGTGCGGTACAGGTAAGCGGCAACGCACCCGCCGGCGTAACCGTGTACAACGATGGTATGATATTTAAAGGCGTAAAAGCCGATGGTACCCCTAATACCACCATATTACCTGCCCAATCATACTACAAAGGGTTTACCAATGTTGATGAAGCTTTTGTTTACGATGCATCGTACATTAAACTGCGCGAGGTTAAACTGGGTTACACTTTCCCTTCAAACTGGGTAAAAAGCGTTGGCCTGCAATCTGCAACCTTATCTGTGGTTGGCCGTAACTTGTGGATAATCCACAAAAACGCGCCAAACATCGATCCTGAAACCGCCTTTAACAACGGCAACGGCCAGGGCCTGGAAGACCTTACCCTGCCAACCGTACGCAATATTGGCTTTAACATCAACCTTAAATTTTAA
- a CDS encoding peroxiredoxin family protein — translation MKIKQLLITCSLLISGYLAGAQTVTPAPLPVSTDRGYIVKTGDQAPDDFKLVLADGTQTSLKQLRGKVVILQFTASWCSVCRQEMPHLEKDVWQAYKNKGLVLIGVDRDEPLEKVQHFQQEMNISYPLALDPGADIFGRFANKKSGVTRNVVIDKDGKIVYLTRLYDTQEFASMLKVVDALVNNKTASVN, via the coding sequence ATGAAAATTAAACAGCTACTCATCACCTGCTCATTATTAATAAGCGGCTATTTGGCCGGGGCGCAAACCGTAACGCCGGCTCCCCTACCCGTATCAACTGATCGCGGTTACATTGTTAAAACCGGCGATCAGGCTCCCGACGATTTTAAACTGGTGCTTGCCGATGGCACCCAAACTTCATTAAAACAGCTTCGGGGTAAGGTAGTTATCCTGCAATTTACCGCCAGCTGGTGCAGCGTATGCCGCCAGGAAATGCCCCACCTTGAAAAAGATGTATGGCAGGCCTATAAAAACAAAGGCCTGGTGCTTATCGGGGTTGATAGGGATGAGCCGCTTGAAAAAGTGCAGCATTTTCAGCAGGAAATGAACATCAGCTACCCGCTGGCGCTTGATCCGGGTGCCGATATTTTCGGGCGCTTTGCCAACAAAAAAAGTGGCGTAACCCGCAACGTGGTTATTGATAAAGACGGTAAAATTGTTTACCTCACCCGCCTTTATGATACCCAGGAGTTTGCATCGATGCTAAAAGTAGTTGATGCATTGGTGAACAATAAAACTGCATCTGTAAACTAA